In Theileria parva strain Muguga chromosome 4 map unlocalized ctg_529, whole genome shotgun sequence, one DNA window encodes the following:
- a CDS encoding putative integral membrane protein, with amino-acid sequence MLRSCNEYLFRNFSVLRNFSYFTKITSNRLFSTSTNSRTVNSTTLNSGTTNFRTVNSGTTNSTGDTRTGETVRDEKFAWRHRVVGAQTNNNLKVGPYKRGRWFVSYREDPGSFITNILIILVTGYAIFTLLPGESMRVRRQRKLRQMLLDKANLTEAELDYIENYQFNVVMVDLEVW; translated from the exons atgttaaGAAGTTGtaatgaatatttatttcgtaattttagtgttttgaggaattttagttattttaccaAAATCACATCAAACAGACTTTTTTCCACTTCTACAAATTCTCGTACTGTAAATTCTACTACTTTAAACTCTGGAACTACGAATTTTAGAACTGTAAACTCTGGAACTACGAATTCTACTGGTGATACTAGAACGGGTGAAACTGTGAGGGATGAGAAATTTGCCTGGCGTCACCGTGTGGTTGGAGCTCAGACGAATAACAATTTGAAGGTTGGTCCGTATAAGCGTGGCCGTTGGTTTGTGAGTTACAGGGAGGATCCCGGCAGTTTTATTACtaacattttaatcattCTCGTCACGGGTTACGCCATTTTTACTCTTCTGCCAG GCGAGTCTATGAGGGTCAGAAGACAGCGAAAACTCAGACAAATGCTACTTGATAAAGCCAACTTAACCGAAGCTGAACTCGACTACATCGAGAACTACCAATTCAA TGTAGTAATGGTTGATTTGGAAGTGTGGTGA
- the Prkaa2 gene encoding Protein kinase domain protein: protein MTTGSSLRGYTIGTTLGVGSFAKVKLGVDKRTGKQVAIKIIDKTRMATMGLIGKLSREISALQGSYHRNIIQLYDIIDTPDTIFLIMEYVDGGELFDYISQNSRLSEVEAIRIFRQILSAVDFCHRKMLCHRDLKPENILIDRYMNIKLGDFGLSNFMRDGECLKTPCGSPNYASPEVICGKSYAGPEIDIWSCGIILYVLLCGSLPFDDDEIPALFGKIKLGKFYVPGHLTSDSRWLLQRMLDVNPQTRITMKELL, encoded by the exons ATGACCACTGGAAGCTCCCTCAGGGGTTATACCATCGGAACTACTCTAGGCGTCGGATCTTTCGCCAAAGTCAAAC TTGGAGTGGATAAGCGTACGGGAAAGCAGGTGGCGATAAAGATAATTGACAAGACTAGGATGGCGACGATGGGCCTGATAGGGAAGCTGTCGAGGGAAATAAGCGCGCTCCAGGGCTCTTATCACAGGAACATAATCCAACTCTACGATATCATCGATACTCCCGACACCATCTTCCTCATCATGGAATACGTCGACG gagGTGAATTGTTTGATTATATATCTCAGAATTCGAGGCTTTCTGAGGTTGAGGCCATAAGGATCTTCAGGCAAATACTCTCAGCCGTAGATTTCTGTCACCGCAAAATG TTGTGTCACCGTGATTTGAAGCCTgagaatatattaattgaCAGATACATGAATATAAAGTTGGGTGATTTCGGCTTATCGAATTTCATGAG GGACGGCGAGTGTCTTAAGACACCGTGCGGATCACCAAATTACGCATCACCCGAGGTGATTTGCGGTAAATCCTACGCTGGACCTGAAATCGATATCTGGTCCTGCGGTATTATCCTCTACGTACTACTCTGCGGTAGCCTACCATTCGATGATGATGAAATACCAGCACTATTCGGGAAAATTAAACTAG GAAAGTTTTATGTGCCTGGTCATTTAACGAGTGATTCTCGCTGGTTACTGCAGCGTATGCTCGACGTGAATCCTCAAACTAGAATCACCATGAAAGAGCTTCTGTAA
- the HAS1 gene encoding ATP-dependent RNA helicase HAS1 — MADSTARDSNSPNNTNNSSHNINNVNNVNNINNIHNVNNDKNEKKEGGVEKYFSGMLFSDFELSEPILRSLTENNFTKTTEIQAKCIPPLLQGKDVLGKAKTGSGKTLAFLIPLAEVLYQVKFLPRNGTGGLIISPTRELSLQIFEVAREVCKYLPQTLGLVMGGANRKQEEFKLCKGVNILIATPGRLLDHMQNTKGFVYKNLMVFVIDEADRILQIGFEQEMNQIIKLLPKNRQTSLFSATHTSNVEDLARLSLKAPVFLEVMSNESATVSGLEQGYVVCEAENRFMLLYTFLKKNLDRKVMVFFSSCNSVKFHDELLNYVDIPVKSIHGRKKQTNRLTTYYTFCKSNKGILLCTDVAARGLDIPKVDWIVQYDPPDDPKDYIHRVGRTARGAEGKGKAILFLMPEELGFLHYLKSLNVTINKYEFNLNKIANVQVQLEKLIEKNFHLNRSSKDAYRSYLHAYMSHSLKDIFNVHSLDLKRVAKAFGFSTPPKVDLNTKPSNRSKTRLLKFHKSIKTK, encoded by the exons atggCCGATTCCACAGCACGTGATTCCAACTCTCCAAATAACACAAATAATAGTTCTcacaatatcaacaatgTAAACAATGTaaacaatatcaacaatattCACAATGTAAACAATGATAAGAATGAGAAGAAAGAGGGAGGAGTGGAAAAGTATTTTTCGGGTATGTTATTTTCGGATTTTGAGTTATCTGAGCCGATTCTCAGATCGTTGACTGAGAATAACTTTACGAAGACTACTGAAATTCAGGCGAAATGCATCCCTCCCCTCCTCCAAGGCAAGGACGTACTCGGCAAAGCCAAAACCG GTTCGGGTAAGACGTTGGCGTTTTTGATACCGTTGGCGGAGGTGTTATATCAGGTGAAGTTCTTGCCTCGTAACGGTACTGGCGGTTTAATAATATCCCCGACTCGTGAGTTAAGTTTACAAATCTTCGAGGTTGCCAGGGAGGTTTGCAAGTACTTACCGCAGACCCTGGGGCTGGTAATGGGCGGTGCAAATCGAAAACAAGAAGAGTTTAAACTCTGCAAGGGTGTTAATATCTTAATTGCAACGCCTGGCAGGCTCCTGGACCACATGCAAAATACTAAAGGATTTGTGTACAAAAATCTGATGGTGTTTGTCATTGACGAGGCGGATagaattttacaaatcGGATTCGAACAGGAAATGAACCAAATTATCAAACTCCTACCAAAAAATAGGCAGACCTCTTTATTCTCTGCCACACACACTTCCAACGTCGAGGATCTCGCCAGACTCTCACTCAAGGCACCCGTGTTCCTCGAA GTGATGAGTAATGAGAGTGCGACGGTGAGTGGGTTGGAGCAGGGTTATGTGGTATGTGAGGCTGAGAACAGGTTCATGTTACTGTACACATTTCTGAAGAAGAACCTGGACAGGAAGGTGATGGTCTTTTTCAGCAGCTGCAACTCTGTCAAGTTCCATGACGAACTCCTAAACTACGTCGACATACCCGTCAAGTCAATACACGGCAGAAAAAAACAAACCAACAGACTCACCACCTACTACACATTCTGCAAATCCAAC AAGGGTATTTTACTGTGTACTGATGTTGCTGCTAGAGGTTTAGACATTCCTAAG GTGGACTGGATAGTGCAGTATGATCCTCCGGATGATCCGAAAGATTATATCCACAGGGTGGGTAGAACGGCTCGTGGCGCTGAGGGTAAGGGAAAGGCGATTTTATTCCTAATGCCTGAGGAGTTGGGGTTCCTGCACTACCTAAAATCACTAAACGTCACCATCAACAAGTACGAATTTAACCTGAACAAAATCGCAAACGTACAAGTACAACTCGAAAAACTCATTGAAAAGAACTTTCATCTCAATCGATCCTCCAAAGATGCATACAGATCTTATCTACAC GCGTACATGTCGCATAGTTTGAAGGATATATTTAACGTGCACTCGTTAGATTTGAAGCGAGTAGCAAAGGCGTTTGGGTTCTCAACACCCCCAAAGGTGGATCTGAACACAAAGCCCTCAAATCGCAGTAAAACAAGACTTCTCAAGTTTCACAAATCCATTAAAAccaaataa
- a CDS encoding Zn-finger in Ran binding protein and others family protein, protein MAFGKREDNFRPSSRTRNNSSNPNKSNPEPLSSSSNNNNLSNNSNNNLGNVNPDEDLRRSKHRNFYSPYLNSPNSPTIHSSSNTSNTTHTTTNPCNIVQDTNHPVDPVNTLENLDKGEKQDDKTLERNVGERVWRYRGRELSDERRLVILVRCLDSDVTEEHIESVVSEIAIKNGFSTPNSVTVASFHTNNISGELRKVTQNITHSVPTLHTVPTVHSVHNVNTVPSVIERVGVVKFPSSSAADRFMSATRKHIKINSRDYHIQYDNSNSNSVDTVDTVENTVGERIELLEAMSDVTSLLERRRLNSDWTCPSCRFLNFARRLVCLTCGLPKPTDEEVEIQNKAIEIEAINQAKILQSSMSDFSPWLIVKNLTHSSDIHKIVNTLNTITNSPILRVIHIKDSDVPSNSGNTSDSVNSSNTSDSVNSSNSVNSSNVVNTVKSGRGFMFVVYGGNEVVEEFVRLRGVRTFLLRCDGVYHRVDTVNSREKHAAEELFKRIKFISSKLTISSHSLHNLHTTESIESGKSVESVDSTMIRMRSTTLGMVWCQLCVSDPHGIVERYIRSWMSEWILVSSKPDIGTFQYDPSSDYLFDHSLSLFYDAASGYFLSPTGNFFIYNPQLNALTRVTNAVNAVNAVNGVDCGDTGDTVGVTGVNRGVTGVDTGDNRGGGGGNTVGVGGNTVGVGVVDTGVRKILRSAMRIAKESQNNIKQLSNIQSHSATEGMKSVISSDKGNELKSKNVRERFEFKNESDDECDMDLDNSNTTTTNSTNNNKNDKNVRGVSYERGLGVGSICFVCLRMFDSVENLHSHQQLSKLHQTLTPHN, encoded by the exons ATGGCTTTTGGAAAAAGGGAGGATAATTTCAGGCCCAGTTCCAGGACCAGAAATAACTCCTCAAACCCAAACAAATCTAACCCCGAACCTCTCAGTTCCAGTtccaataataataatttgagtaataattcgaataataatttgggTAATGTAAATCCTGATGAAGATTTAAGGAGAAGTAAACATCGCAATTTTTACTCTCCATACCTCAATTCTCCTAATTCTCCTACTATTCATTCCAGTAGTAATACCTCTAATACTACTCATACCACTACTAATCCCTGTAATATTGTTCAGGACACAAATCACCCTGTGGACCCCGTTAACACACTGGAAAATCTGGATAAAGGGGAAAAACAGGATGACAAAACGTTGGAAAGGAATGTGGGTGAGAGGGTGTGGCGTTACAGGGGCAGGGAACTGTCTGACGAGCGTAGGTTAGTGATTTTAGTGCGTTGTTTAGACTCTGATGTGACTGAGGAGCATATCGAGTCTGTGGTATCAGAAATCGCCATTAAAAACGGCTTCTCCACACCAAACTCAGTCACAGTCGCCTCATTCCACACCAATAACATCTCTGGAGAACTAAGGAAAGTTACTCAGAATATCACACACTCTGTTCCCACTTTGCACACTGTTCCAACTGTACACTCTGTACACAATGTTAACACTGTCCCCTCTGTGATTGAGCGTGTCGGAGTCGTAAAATTCCCGTCCTCCAGTGCCGCTGACAGGTTCATGTCAGCCACACGCAAACACATCAAAATCAACTCCAGGGACTACCACATCCAGTATGACAATTCTAACTCTAACTCTGTGGACACTGTGGACACAGTGGAAAACACAGTAGGTGAGAGAATAGAGTTACTAGAGGCCATGTCGGATGTGACGAGTTTGTTGGAGAGGCGGAGGTTGAATTCAGACTGGACGTGTCCGTCGTGTAGGTTCCTGAACTTTGCGCGTAGGCTCGTGTGTCTGACGTGTGGGTTACCGAAACCCACCGACGAGGAGGTTGAGATACAAAATAAAGCCATAGAAATTGAAGCCATTAACCAGGCCAAGATCCTACAATCGAGCATGTCAGACTTTTCCCCATGGCTTATCGTGAAGAACTTGACACACTCCAGTGATATCCACAAGATTGTCAACACTCTCAACACAATCACAAACTCTCCAATCCTACGCGTCATACACATCAAGGATTCGGACGTCCCCAGTAACTCAGGTAACACTAGTGATAGTGTTAACAGTAGTAATACTAGTGATAGTGTTAACAGTAGTAACAGTGTAAACAGTAGTAATGTGGTAAACACTGTAAAGAGTGGAAGAGGATTTATGTTTGTGGTGTATGGAGGAAATGAGGTGGTGGAGGAGTTTGTGCGGTTGAGGGGTGTGAGGACGTTTCTGCTCCGGTGTGACGGCGTGTATCACAGAGTCGACACCGTCAACTCCAGAGAGAAACACGCCGCCGAAGAACTCTTCAAACGcatcaaatttatctcCTCCAAACTCACCATCTCTTCACATAGTTTACACAACTTACACACTACAGAGAGTATAGAAAGTGGTAAGAGTGTGGAGAGTGTGGATAGTACGATGATAAGAATGAGAAGTACGACGTTGGGTATGGTGTGGTGTCAGTTGTGTGTGAGTGATCCGCATGGAATAGTGGAGAGGTACATAAGGAGTTGGATGTCAGAGTGGATACTGGTGAGTTCTAAGCCTGACATTGGTACATTTCAGTATGATCCGAGCTCTGACTACTTGTTTGATCATAGTCTCTCACTCTTTTACGACGCCGCCAGCGGGTACTTCCTCTCACCCACTGGCAACTTTTTCATTTACAATCCACAACTCAACGCTCTCACCAGAGTTACCAACGCAGTTAACGCAGTTAACGCAGTTAACGGAGTTGATTGTGGTGATACAGGTGACACAGTAGGAGTCACAGGAGTTAACAGAGGAGTTACAGGAGTAGACACAGGAGATAACAGAGGAGGAGGAGGAGGAAATACGGTGGGAGTAGGGGGAAATACAGTAGGAGTAGGAGTGGTGGATACGGGAGTGAGAAAGATATTGCGATCTGCGATGAGAATAGCAAAGGAGTCTCAGAATAACATTAAGCAACTTAGTAACATACAGTCACACAGCGCCACAG AGGGTATGAAGAGTGTAATATCTAGTGACAAGGGGAATGAGCTAAAGAGTAAAAACGTCAGGGAGAGATTCGAGTTCAAAAACGAATCCGACGACGAATGCGACATGGACCTCGATAACTCTAACACAACCACAACCAACTCAACAAATAACAATAagaatgataaaaatgtgaGGGGTGTGAGTTATGAGAGGGGATTGGGTGTGGGAAGTATTTGTTTTGTTTGTCTGCGGATGTTTGACAGTGTCGAGAATCTCCACTCACACCAGCAACTCTCCAAACTACACCAAACACTCACTCCACACAATTAA
- the Gtf2h3 gene encoding Transcription factor Tfb4 family protein, which produces MMKSMSMEEISDLLVSESVSDSVPSEDALVLILDLSPGRWSSGVPLRPEEPEKRIHLHNFFTVLANFLKLFGYMSVRNKTLIITANNHSTRILYEGFVYNDWTDSCFGVNSSVYTNSQHCDTDRTGEKVDKTLGVMWNKMIDFISEGLTYPDADTQLTSAIATGFLYLNRIRMRNEGYGRKIIIFDVSTSENYKSQYIGLMNIAYSALAQNITINTFALGQPSRILEQLSSITRGKYLLVSKVLNFDLNFSHINQYLSQLITFWYLPSEGMSELLSTNLSFDFGNVGICYCHYKSVDVSYLCPCCFAVYCSEIDDKGKYRIICMVCGSRLTRKLIKQKLATEADFSKL; this is translated from the exons atgatgaaaagTATGTCGATGGAGGAGATATCGGACTTGTTGGTGAGTGAGAGTGTGTCGGATTCCGTACCGTCAGAAGATGCCCTGGTGTTAATTTTGGATTTATCGCCTGGGCGTTGGAGCTCTGGCGTTCCGCTGAGGCCTGAGGAGCCTGAAAAGCGCATTCACTTGCATAACTTCTTCACAGTACTCGCCAACTTCTTAAAGCTCTTCGGGTACATGTCAGTCAGAAATAAAACACTCATCATCACAGCCAATAATCACTCAAC GAGGATATTGTATGAGGGTTTTGTGTATAATGACTGGACAGATTCTTGTTTCGGCGTTAACTCCTCAGTTTATACAAATTCACAACATTGTGACACAGACAGAACGGGTGAGAAAGTTGACAAAACGTTGGGTGTGATGTGGAATAAGATGATTGACTTTATTAGTGAGGGTTTAACGTATCCAGACGCCGACACGCAACTCACCTCAGCAATCGCCACAGGATTTCTAT ACTTGAACAGAATAAGGATGAGGAACGAGGGCTACGGAAGgaagataataatatttgacGTGTCAACCTCTGAAAATTACAAATCGCAGTACATCGGACTCATGAACATCGCATACTCCGCTCTCGCACAA AACATTACCATCAACACCTTCGCACTAGGACAACCCTCC AGAATTTTGGAGCAGTTGAGTTCGATAACGAGGGGAAAGTATTTGTTAGTTTCCAAGGTGCTAAACTTCGATTTAAACTTCAGTCACATCAACCAATACCTCTCACAACTCATCACA TTTTGGTATTTACCGTCGGAGGGGATGAGTGAGCTGCTGTCTACGAATTTATCGTTTGATTTTGGGAACGTTGGAATCTGCTACTGCCACTACAAAAGCGTCGACGTCTCATATCTATGCCCCTGCTGCTTCGCAG TATATTGTTCGGAGATAGATGACAAGGGGAAGTACAGGATAATATGTATGGTTTGTGG GTCAAGACTTACCAGGAAACTCATTAAACAAAAACTCGCCACCGAAGCCGATTTCTCCAAACTCTAA
- the ERD2 gene encoding ER lumen protein-retaining receptor, translating into MSMNLFRLSGDMCHVVSLLLLIWKLKTSKNCLGISARMQELYLIVFICRYVDLFLYFISVYNTVMKVLFITITSFSIYLIRFKPPISQTYNRKIDKFSYEKYLLGPVLLLTLLTTKTYKVFDVLWTYSIWLESVAILPQLTMLYQQREVENITSHYVATMGLYRALYVVNWVYRYFFENPPYVCIICWVAGLIQTALYVDFFYYFAKSKWYGKKLVLPFTGDV; encoded by the exons ATGTCTATGAATTTGTTCCGTTTGAGTGGCGACATGTGCCACGTGGTCAGTCTTCTGCTACTCATCTGGAAACTCAAAACCTCCAAAAACTGCCTCGGAATCTCAGCCAGAATGCAGGAACTCTACCTCATCGTATTCATCTGCAG ATAtgttgatttatttttatactttataaGTGTGTATAACACTGTGATGAAGGTTTTGTTTATTACGATAACTTCCTTTTCCATTTACCTCATTCGCTTCAAACCCCCGATCTCTCAAACCTACAACCGCAAAATCGATAAATTCTCCTACGAAAAATACCTCCTAGGACCCGTCCTAC TGTTAACGTTGTTGACTACGAAGACGTACAAGGTGTTTGATGTGTTGTGGACGTATTCGATATGGTTGGAGAGTGTGGCGATATTGCCGCAGTTAACGATGTTGTATCAGCAGCGTGAGGTTGAGAACATAACGTCGCACTACGTTGCTACCATGGGACTTTACAGGGCATTGTACGTTGTCAATTGGGTCTATCGCTACTTCTTTGAAAACCCGCCGTACGTCTGCATTATCTGCTGGGTCGCAGGACTCATACAAACGGCGCTCTACGTGGACTTTTTCTACTACTTCGCTAAGTCAAAGTGGTACGGGAAAAAACTCGTACTACCCTTCACCGGAGAcgtttaa